The Alteriqipengyuania halimionae genome contains a region encoding:
- a CDS encoding mechanosensitive ion channel family protein, producing MMDALLEPLNRLPDHTQDWLTAALAAGIAVVVALLLHRLLFKALERIVKQSDSDSDDVLVRNIARPSRYALVALALVLVAREVPMLETVWDKVAGFVMPLIVGWMVLAVFRALIHAAEENAGSDFMEDFVARRKRTRLTIISRLVSAIIIFITVGLMLLSIPGVRDIGLTLMASAGLAALAVGAAAQPALKSLIAGIQMVLTEPIRIGDMVNVGGHVGRVEEIRMNFVFIRTWDERLVVIPTANFFDETFENWSRGSERLTGPVFLHLDPASDIDPIRAEFERYVEDHTLWDGRTAAMLMTDAYPESVELRVAVSAATIGNLWNLRADVREHMLAWLRENQPDALIRHRLEVPHGHPKAGEP from the coding sequence CCACACGCAGGACTGGCTGACTGCCGCGCTTGCCGCAGGGATTGCCGTCGTCGTGGCGCTGCTACTGCATCGCCTGCTGTTCAAGGCGCTCGAACGGATCGTCAAGCAAAGCGACAGCGACAGCGACGACGTGCTGGTGCGCAACATCGCTCGGCCCTCACGCTATGCACTGGTGGCGCTGGCACTGGTCCTCGTCGCGCGCGAAGTGCCGATGCTCGAAACCGTGTGGGACAAGGTCGCCGGCTTCGTCATGCCGCTGATCGTCGGCTGGATGGTGCTGGCGGTTTTCCGCGCGCTCATCCACGCCGCCGAGGAAAACGCGGGCAGCGATTTCATGGAAGATTTCGTCGCCCGGCGGAAACGCACGCGGCTGACAATCATTTCGCGGCTCGTTTCGGCGATCATTATTTTCATCACCGTGGGCCTGATGCTGCTCTCGATTCCGGGTGTGCGCGATATCGGCCTGACGCTGATGGCGTCCGCCGGTCTCGCCGCCTTGGCCGTCGGTGCGGCGGCGCAGCCCGCACTCAAGTCGCTGATCGCCGGCATCCAGATGGTGCTGACCGAACCGATCCGGATCGGCGACATGGTCAATGTCGGCGGGCATGTCGGCCGCGTCGAGGAAATCCGCATGAATTTCGTATTCATCCGGACCTGGGACGAACGCCTTGTCGTCATCCCGACCGCGAACTTTTTCGACGAGACGTTCGAGAACTGGTCGCGCGGTAGCGAGCGCTTGACCGGGCCGGTGTTCCTCCACCTCGATCCGGCGAGCGACATCGATCCGATTCGTGCCGAGTTCGAACGCTATGTCGAGGACCACACGTTATGGGACGGTCGCACCGCCGCTATGCTGATGACCGACGCCTATCCCGAAAGCGTCGAACTGCGCGTTGCGGTGAGCGCAGCGACCATCGGCAATCTCTGGAACCTGCGCGCCGATGTGCGCGAGCACATGCTGGCCTGGCTGCGCGAGAACCAGCCGGACGCGCTGATCCGGCATCGTCTCGAAGTGCCGCACGGTCATCCCAAGGCGGGCGAACCCTGA